In Tursiops truncatus isolate mTurTru1 chromosome 10, mTurTru1.mat.Y, whole genome shotgun sequence, the sequence GCACCTGGGCAGCCTGTGAGGTGAGAGGCTAGAGGAGCAACGGACGGGTGATGGGAATGGGGCCGGGGGTGGCGAGGGGCAGGCGGGGGAAGCTCCATTTCGCTCTCTGCATCCCAGCACAGGGTGAAGCCTGAGGGCACGAATGGCCAACGCCACAGGGCTGAACGCACCAGAAGTCGCAGCCTCGATGGGGTTGATCCTGGCGGCTGTCGTGGAGGCGGCAGCACTGCTGGGCAACGGCGCACTGCTGGTTGTGGTGCTGCGCACGCCGGGACTACGCGACGCGCTCTACCTCGTGCACCTGTGCGTAGTGGACCTGCTGGCTGCCGGCTCCATCATGCCGCTGGGCCTGCTGGCCGCTCCGCCGCCGGGGCTGGGCCGCGTGCGCCTGGGCCCCGCGCCCTGCCGCGCGGCACGCTTCCTCTCGGCGGCGCTGCTGCCCGCCTGTACGCTCGGCGTGGCGGCGCTCGGCCTGGCGCGCTACCGCCTCATAGTGCACCCGCTGCGGCCCGGCGCGCGGCCTCCGCCCACCCTCGTGCTCACCGCCGTGTGGGCGGCGGCGGGGCTGCTGGGCGCGCTCTCCTTGCTCGGGCCGCCGCCCGCACCGCCCCCTGCCCCGGCTCGCTGCTCTGTCCTGGCAGGGGGCCTCGAGCCCTTCCGGCCGCTCTGGGCGCTGCTGGCCTTCGCGCTGCCCGCCCTCCTGCTGCTCGGAGCGTACGGCGGCATCTTCCTCGTGGCGCGCCGCGCTGCCCTGCGGCCCCCGCGGCCCGCGCGCGGGTCCCGGCCGCGCTCCGACTCTCTGGACAGCCGCCTCTCCATTTTGCCGCCCCTTCGGCCTCGCCCGCCCTGGGGCAAAGCAGCCCTGGCCCCGGCGCTGGCCGTGGGCCAGTTCGCAGCCTGCTGGCTGCCTTACGGCTGTGCGTGCTTAGCGCCCGCTGCCCAGGCCGCCGCGGCCGAGGCGGCCGTCACCTGGGTAGCCTACACGGCCTTCGCGGCTCACCCCTTCCTGTACGGCCTGCTGCAGCGCCCTGTACGCCGGACGCTGGGCCGTCTCGCCCGACGAGCGCTACCCCGGCCCCCGCGGTCCTGCACTTCGCGGGCCTGGCACCCGCGGGCCCTCCTGCAGCACCTCCATAGACCTCCAGAGGGCCCTGTCCTAGGCCCTTCTGAGGCACCAGAACAAGCCCGGGATTTGGCAGGAAGGGAGAGCCTGAGCATGCCAGAGGCCACGTGAGAGATGTCTCCCAAGGTGAGCCGGGACTGGAGAAAGCAGGGTGGTATCACAAAGGGCCCATCCAGCCTCCAGCACAGCTTATGGCAGGTAGCCTGCCTGCACTTCTGGCTCTGGAATGGGAGAAAGGGGACCTGCAGCCAAGTGAGGCCCAGAGGCTTCTGGGAGCTAGGAATCCTGAGTTCTGGGCCCAACTCTGCATGGCCTTGTACACAGACCTACCCTTCACTAGGtatcagttttcccatctgtaccCTGGACCATCTCTAAGGGCTTCTCCAGCTTGGGTGATCTGGACACTCATGGGTGATCCCCAGGCCAAGGAAGAAGCAGAGGTGGGCAGGATCACAGAAGGCCCTAATGGCTCACAGCCAAAGGGAATGGGCCAGGTAGGGCAGGGTCTGGGTTACAGCCACAGCAGGAGGAACCAGTGAAGGGACATTCAGAAAGACCTCCTGCACATCTGCACCAAGGAGAGGCTGGACAAAACTACTGGAACTCCTCCATCAGCTTCTAAAAATGCCCAGAAAACAACTGGATCGCTTTGGtgccagaggcaggaggctggaCAACATGACCCCCCAAAGAGCCCTGAAGCCCCAGAACTGGCATGTGGAAGGGGCCGAGGCCCAGCTGGGGCTGATGGAGTCACAGATGGGGGTCCTCTGGGGTCTCAGCTACACCCGTTTTCTGGAGGTTTTGCCAATACCCACAGTGTTTCACAGCTTCCTGGTCTCTcagaatatttattcaaaaacagGAATTGAAAAAACTGTACAGAGTGTCTGCTGCTGAGAACTCGGCCCCTGCCCCCATGCCACTCCCCCAGCTGCCTGGCAGTGCCCCCTCTTCGGGCTGCCCTCTGCCAAGCCCAGCCAGTCCATTCCAGTCAAAAGGGTATCAGTGGAAGCAGCAGGAAtctgcagggaggtggggagagaagcatGGCCCCCAGCcgcccccaggcctcctccctgATCCCCACAGGGGGACAGGaggcagggaagccctgagggatGGGGAGTGCATGAGTGACCCCCGCAAAGTGGGGGCACTTAGGATGCTCCCTGCATCCAAGCACAGAGCTAGAGGGGATCAAGACCCCTACCCTGGGGCTGCTGCAGCTCCCAGAACCCTGGGCCAAAAACAGCCCCCACTCCGAGAGCAGGAACTCCCACAGaccggggcagggtggggggggggggtgcaacCATGCATCTGGGCATTAGCGGCGTTTgggaccgcccccccccccccctccccgggtGGAGTCTCCTTGGGCAGATAGTGGAGGCAGCCCCCTGCCGGCAGTCCTGCCTGCTCCCGTGCCTGTGCCTCAGCTGGCCTCAGTAGGGGGAGAATTTCTGCCGCTCAGCTTTCTTGCTCCCATTGGCCGCTGCCATCTTGGCAGTGTAGGCCGCCAAGCCCGGCGGTGGCCCTGGGGAGGCAGGTGGTAGAGCCAAGAAGGGTACAGGCTTGAGGCCGATGAAGTTGGAGAGGGAGATGGCATAGGGCGTGCCCAGCAGGCCTGGGGGAGCGGTGGGCAGGGCCGTCAGGGGTGGCGAGAAGGGGGCAGGCAGGTCTGTGGGGGCCGAGCCGGGTGTCCCCCCAGAGGTAGACTTGGCCGTTTCTAGACTGGAAAGAGGGATAGAGAGGGAAGATGAAGGGGAAGGTCGGGGGTGAGAAAGGAGGCAATGAGGGCAAATATAAGGGGTAAGATTAGATGAAAAATAGAGAGGACTTGAGAACAATGACCTGAGGTGGGTGTGTTTGAGGAGAAGATGGGAAAGGTTGGAAGAGCGCGGACGGGAAGAAAGGACAAGTAAATATAGCATTGGGtaaggggagaaatggggaggcCGAAGACCCAGGGAAAAGAGACAGGCTTGGAGAAACAGGACATGGGGGACAGATGTATGGGGAAGATGGGGCAACACTGAACAAGTGTGGCAAGGTTAGGGGAGGCAGAGGACAGGCCCAGGAGAAGGGAGGTCAGCTCTCCCCACCCGACCTGTGCCTTTCTCAGGCACAAAAG encodes:
- the GPR62 gene encoding G-protein coupled receptor 62, translating into MANATGLNAPEVAASMGLILAAVVEAAALLGNGALLVVVLRTPGLRDALYLVHLCVVDLLAAGSIMPLGLLAAPPPGLGRVRLGPAPCRAARFLSAALLPACTLGVAALGLARYRLIVHPLRPGARPPPTLVLTAVWAAAGLLGALSLLGPPPAPPPAPARCSVLAGGLEPFRPLWALLAFALPALLLLGAYGGIFLVARRAALRPPRPARGSRPRSDSLDSRLSILPPLRPRPPWGKAALAPALAVGQFAACWLPYGCACLAPAAQAAAAEAAVTWVAYTAFAAHPFLYGLLQRPVRRTLGRLARRALPRPPRSCTSRAWHPRALLQHLHRPPEGPVLGPSEAPEQARDLAGRESLSMPEAT